aaacattaattgaatttggtagtatcaaGATACGCTGATTGGAATAGGCAAgacgtaggtcgggtaggcaaaatcTAGAGATTATGGGttgattgaatgtttgaaatttgattgaatggtttgattttatcaattttgaatcaattgtataatttggccggggaatgccccaaagtatctgtatatatttattcaccggggaatggcccgaggtatcatgtacctGGAGGACGTtagtgatgaaggcccgaggcgtcgggtagagcattagtctagaattaatttagagtaagatttatttttacacattttttatttttggactgtataattggactggacactaaattttggattgttttattttgttttcttgattgattgttttgcatgttttgtgtggtttatatattcataatgtcaaattagcctatACGCTCCGccaagtgaccgtggtcaaaccacgggatcgaggggtgcctaacaccttcccctcggtcaacagaattccttagccggaatctctattcgcaaaccagttttaaagaatcaaaccatttagaaaagaattttccaaaggtgacttggcacactagatTATGCCAAGTTGCGACTcgaaatttaattataaaaaatcatTTTCGGAAcagaattttcattttttgtcacttaataataaaaccctttcgaacttaaaaattaatcttttggatgttgaaaaaggggtgtgacactagTAAACGTTTCAAGCAACATGATCCCGTAGCTATAGATATCGCATTTTGTTGACACTAGTCCATCCAGTCCATACTCTACAGTCAAATAATTCATTTAAAGATGCAATATACTTTATAAGTGgggaaaaaagaaaggaataattAATGTTCAAATAATTAGCAAAACAAAGAGATGTACCCGGAGCAATATAACCCAGTGTTGCTAAGGTTTCAGTGAATAAATCAATCTCATCGTCACCAAGTAGTTTTGAAATGCCAAAGTCACTTAGGTTGACAACCATATCCTCATTCAGCAAGACATTACTAGGCTTTAGATCACAGTGAATCACAACCGATGAACACCCATGATGGAGATGTTCCAATGCACATGCCACAGCTATCATTATGCTTAGTCTCTGCCGGATGTCGAGGAAGTAGTTGTGCGAATACAAA
The genomic region above belongs to Capsicum annuum cultivar UCD-10X-F1 unplaced genomic scaffold, UCD10Xv1.1 ctg4335, whole genome shotgun sequence and contains:
- the LOC107853061 gene encoding probable LRR receptor-like serine/threonine-protein kinase At3g47570, whose protein sequence is MTFVLLWIRYRRGKSVPQEADLLSTVARERISFYEFLRATNALSESNLIGSGSFGSVYEGILRSGTAIAVKVFNLHSRIFDKGCEVLCILHHRNLVKVITSCSNLDFKALVLEYMPNGSLEKYLYSHNYFLDIRQRLSIMIAVACALEHLHHGCSSVVIHCDLKPSNVLLNEDMVVNLSDFGISKLLGDDEIDLFTETLATLGYIAPEYGLDGLVSTKCDIYSYGIMLLETFTSVTPLFQHPKD